The following proteins are encoded in a genomic region of Thermosinus carboxydivorans Nor1:
- the mrdA gene encoding penicillin-binding protein 2, with protein MDVLAIVIILVFVALVSRLAFLQVVQGKYYEQLADGNRIRLIPIMAPRGIFYDRNGMTLVSNRPGFTVSLLPITGPVPPEVVDKLAGILGMKREEIETKIKQHTGTFEPIRIKTDIGPEIVTKIEERRSELPGVVIEIQPVRNYVYNELGVHVFGYVGEINDVELEKKKAEGYKVGDIIGKAGLERVYDRQLRGTDGGGQVEVDVTGRPVQILGKKEPTPGNNLILTLDYRVQKAAEAAIDEQLKYLQTKTKYVNAKAAAAVVMNPQTGEIIAMVSRPAFNPNLFNGGISAKDWKAINENPFDPMTNKAISGEYPPGSTFKIVTGAAALELGKVTPEEKILDTGKHWIIPKGNAMGEALGWINFKEALSKSDNVYFYEMGYRLGIDNLEKYARMFGLGAPTGINLPGEMDGLVANRRYKEKVYGEDWYLSETFDAAIGQGFQLATPLQLAVLISEVANGGYRYRPYLVSKITGPDGSVIKTFQPEIMGKVELSPQTLNLIRESLAEVAKEGGTAWEVFRDFPITIAGKTGTAENPHGDDHGWFVAYAPYEDPRIAVAVIVEQGGFGASSAVPIAKKIFEAAFNLNQPPNAQQRVYKPHTAL; from the coding sequence TTGGACGTGCTGGCGATAGTCATTATCTTGGTGTTCGTCGCGCTCGTCAGTCGTCTGGCATTTTTGCAGGTGGTACAAGGTAAATATTACGAGCAACTGGCAGACGGCAACCGTATCCGGCTTATTCCTATTATGGCCCCCCGCGGCATTTTCTATGACCGTAACGGGATGACGCTGGTATCCAACCGCCCCGGTTTTACCGTGTCGCTCTTGCCGATTACCGGGCCTGTACCGCCGGAAGTAGTGGACAAGTTAGCCGGGATTTTGGGGATGAAGCGGGAAGAAATTGAGACCAAAATTAAACAGCACACCGGCACCTTTGAACCCATCCGCATCAAGACCGATATTGGCCCGGAAATCGTGACGAAAATCGAGGAGCGGCGCAGCGAGCTTCCCGGGGTGGTAATCGAGATCCAGCCTGTCCGCAACTATGTTTATAATGAGCTTGGCGTACATGTTTTTGGCTATGTCGGCGAGATCAATGATGTAGAGCTGGAAAAAAAGAAAGCGGAAGGCTATAAAGTTGGCGATATTATCGGTAAAGCCGGGCTCGAGCGAGTATATGACCGCCAGTTGCGCGGCACGGACGGCGGCGGTCAGGTAGAGGTTGACGTAACCGGTCGGCCGGTGCAGATTTTGGGCAAAAAAGAGCCGACGCCGGGTAACAACCTTATTTTGACTCTCGATTACCGGGTGCAAAAGGCGGCCGAAGCTGCTATTGACGAACAACTTAAATATCTGCAGACTAAAACAAAATATGTTAACGCAAAAGCGGCGGCCGCCGTGGTTATGAACCCGCAGACAGGTGAGATTATTGCCATGGTCAGCCGACCGGCCTTCAATCCTAATCTGTTTAACGGCGGTATCTCGGCTAAAGACTGGAAGGCGATTAACGAAAATCCTTTTGACCCGATGACAAATAAGGCTATTTCCGGGGAATATCCACCTGGTTCAACTTTTAAAATCGTGACCGGGGCGGCCGCCTTGGAACTGGGGAAAGTTACGCCGGAGGAAAAAATTCTTGATACCGGCAAACACTGGATCATTCCTAAAGGCAATGCGATGGGCGAGGCGCTTGGCTGGATTAACTTTAAGGAAGCGTTATCCAAGTCAGATAACGTATACTTCTACGAGATGGGTTACCGACTTGGTATCGACAACCTGGAGAAATATGCCCGGATGTTTGGCCTTGGTGCTCCCACCGGGATAAATTTGCCTGGTGAAATGGACGGGCTGGTGGCCAACCGTCGTTATAAAGAAAAAGTATACGGCGAAGACTGGTACTTATCTGAAACTTTTGACGCGGCCATTGGTCAGGGCTTTCAATTGGCGACACCGCTGCAGTTAGCGGTGCTTATTAGTGAAGTGGCGAATGGCGGTTATCGCTACCGGCCTTATCTGGTAAGCAAAATTACCGGGCCGGACGGTAGTGTTATCAAAACTTTTCAGCCTGAAATCATGGGCAAGGTCGAGCTTTCGCCACAGACGCTCAATCTGATCCGCGAGTCGCTGGCCGAGGTGGCCAAGGAAGGCGGTACGGCCTGGGAAGTTTTCCGCGATTTCCCGATCACCATTGCTGGCAAGACAGGTACGGCGGAAAACCCCCATGGCGACGACCATGGCTGGTTTGTGGCCTACGCGCCTTATGAAGACCCGCGGATAGCCGTCGCTGTAATTGTCGAACAGGGCGGCTTCGGTGCTTCCTCCGCCGTACCCATTGCGAAGAAAATCTTTGAGGCGGCCTTTAACTTAAATCAGCCGCCGAACGCACAGCAGCGCGTATATAAGCCGCATACCGCCTTATAA
- the mreD gene encoding rod shape-determining protein MreD — MRTLVWSGLILITIIFQAAVIPLIGYKGVRPDLLLIIAVSTGLLFGKEQGVGVGFFAGLIQDLASGNIFGLNTLAKMATGYVAGLAERKVFKENILLPVLATVAATLFHGAIIVVLLAGLGYKVDIAAVFIYNFLPQLAYNVVLAIPVHLLVVRVSRIGSSPRA, encoded by the coding sequence ATGAGGACGCTGGTATGGTCGGGGCTTATTCTGATCACGATAATTTTTCAGGCTGCCGTGATCCCGCTTATCGGCTATAAGGGAGTGCGGCCTGATTTACTACTGATTATTGCCGTTTCCACCGGCCTACTCTTTGGCAAAGAACAGGGGGTGGGTGTCGGTTTTTTTGCCGGCCTCATACAGGACTTGGCGTCAGGCAATATCTTCGGGCTTAATACGCTGGCCAAAATGGCGACCGGTTATGTCGCCGGCCTGGCGGAACGCAAGGTATTTAAAGAAAACATCCTGCTGCCGGTGCTGGCTACCGTCGCCGCTACCCTGTTTCATGGCGCGATCATTGTGGTGCTGCTTGCCGGTTTGGGGTATAAGGTTGATATTGCGGCGGTTTTTATTTATAACTTTTTACCGCAACTTGCGTATAATGTAGTTTTGGCCATTCCTGTCCATCTGCTGGTGGTTCGCGTCAGCCGGATTGGTAGTTCTCCCCGCGCCTGA